From one Rhodoferax sp. PAMC 29310 genomic stretch:
- a CDS encoding cation diffusion facilitator family transporter — protein sequence MSAHCCEHETPTASSFENMDRYRRILWIALIINAFMFLVEILAGYTSGSLSLFADAIDFAGDAANYAVSLAVLSAALVWRARAAMVKALSMIAFGLFILTRAAWAALNGAVPDAPTMGAIGLVALVANVAVAWMLYAFREGDANMRSVWLCSRNDAIGNLAVMAAAVGVFGTGQAWPDAVVAAIISGLALHGGWQVLRQARTELAAGPANHEHGDAG from the coding sequence CCTTCGAAAACATGGATCGGTACCGGCGAATCCTGTGGATTGCCTTGATCATCAACGCCTTCATGTTTTTGGTGGAGATCTTGGCGGGTTACACCTCGGGTTCGCTGTCGCTATTTGCTGATGCGATTGACTTCGCCGGCGACGCTGCCAACTACGCCGTGTCTCTTGCAGTCTTGTCGGCGGCCTTGGTTTGGCGCGCCCGCGCCGCAATGGTGAAGGCGCTCAGCATGATCGCCTTTGGACTGTTCATTCTGACGCGGGCGGCGTGGGCCGCCCTGAACGGCGCCGTGCCAGACGCGCCGACCATGGGAGCGATCGGTTTGGTAGCACTGGTAGCCAATGTGGCCGTTGCCTGGATGCTGTACGCGTTTCGTGAGGGTGACGCCAACATGCGCAGCGTCTGGCTGTGCTCACGCAACGACGCCATTGGCAACCTAGCGGTAATGGCCGCCGCCGTGGGTGTATTTGGCACCGGGCAAGCATGGCCTGACGCGGTGGTGGCTGCGATCATATCCGGTCTGGCCTTGCATGGCGGCTGGCAGGTGCTGCGCCAGGCCCGCACCGAACTGGCGGCTGGCCCAGCCAATCATGAGCACGGTGACGCGGGCTGA
- a CDS encoding 2Fe-2S iron-sulfur cluster binding domain-containing protein, with the protein MNAPDAPLFYTAITEPDQQQFDAWTEQPLLVSMEQGGIDWPSSCRGGNCRTCIGKLSKGSVRYEMEWPGLSAEEKAEGYVLPCVAYPCSDLTLGREDL; encoded by the coding sequence ATGAATGCCCCAGACGCACCACTTTTTTATACAGCGATCACCGAACCCGACCAGCAACAATTTGACGCATGGACCGAGCAACCCCTGCTAGTCTCCATGGAGCAAGGCGGCATCGATTGGCCCAGCTCTTGCCGGGGCGGCAACTGCCGAACCTGTATCGGAAAGCTCTCGAAAGGGTCGGTTCGTTACGAGATGGAATGGCCTGGCCTGAGTGCCGAAGAGAAGGCTGAGGGCTACGTCCTGCCTTGTGTGGCCTACCCTTGCTCAGACCTCACGTTGGGTCGAGAAGACCTATGA